In the genome of Nocardioides marmoribigeumensis, one region contains:
- a CDS encoding cytochrome P450 — MRPTSTLDLHDPAVVADPYPALAEERSRHEVAWHEASGGWLAFSHAAVSAVQRNRDLGRLWRDREPAAELEPFNLLHRNQMMENEPPRHTRLRRPVAAAFNRGHVERLRPRVRSLADELLDALDPTAFDLVRDFAEPLPVLVICELLGVPASMVGSLRAWSQAIVRMYEPGTGPDVVDAAVRASADFAAYARELVAERRAAPRDDLVSDLARSELTDDEVVASVVLLLNAGHEASVNVFGNGATAMLRRGLVPGEDVALTVEECLRFDSALQLFERTATAPVEVGGVVVRPGEKVSVLLGSANRDERVFERADSFVVDRDPNPHVAFGVGVHFCLGAPLARMELAESMSRLWERFPRLALTGRPESRGTFVLRGHRSVPVAAE; from the coding sequence GTGCGCCCGACGTCGACGCTTGACCTGCACGACCCGGCCGTCGTCGCCGACCCCTACCCCGCGCTCGCGGAGGAGCGGTCCCGGCACGAGGTGGCCTGGCACGAGGCGAGCGGGGGATGGCTGGCGTTCTCGCACGCCGCGGTCTCGGCCGTCCAGCGCAACCGTGACCTCGGCCGGCTCTGGCGCGACCGCGAGCCCGCTGCCGAGCTGGAGCCGTTCAACCTCCTGCACCGCAACCAGATGATGGAGAACGAGCCGCCGCGGCACACCCGCCTGCGCCGCCCCGTCGCCGCGGCGTTCAACCGCGGTCACGTCGAGCGGCTGCGACCGCGGGTGCGGTCGCTCGCCGACGAGCTGCTCGACGCGCTGGACCCGACCGCGTTCGACCTGGTGCGCGACTTCGCCGAGCCCCTGCCGGTGCTGGTGATCTGCGAGCTGCTCGGCGTGCCGGCCTCCATGGTCGGGTCGCTGCGCGCGTGGTCGCAGGCGATCGTGCGGATGTACGAGCCGGGGACCGGCCCGGACGTGGTGGACGCGGCGGTCCGCGCCTCGGCCGACTTCGCGGCGTACGCCCGCGAGCTGGTCGCCGAGCGACGGGCCGCACCGCGCGACGACCTGGTCTCCGACCTGGCGCGCTCGGAGCTCACCGACGACGAGGTGGTCGCCTCCGTGGTGCTGCTGCTCAACGCCGGGCACGAGGCGTCGGTCAACGTCTTCGGCAACGGCGCGACGGCGATGCTGCGTCGCGGCCTGGTGCCGGGCGAGGACGTCGCGCTGACCGTCGAGGAGTGCCTGCGCTTCGACTCGGCCCTCCAGCTCTTCGAGCGCACGGCGACGGCGCCGGTCGAGGTGGGCGGCGTGGTGGTCCGGCCGGGGGAGAAGGTCTCGGTCCTCCTCGGGTCGGCCAACCGCGACGAGCGGGTCTTCGAGCGCGCGGACTCCTTCGTCGTCGACCGCGACCCCAACCCGCACGTCGCGTTCGGGGTCGGCGTGCACTTCTGCCTCGGCGCACCGCTGGCGCGCATGGAGCTGGCCGAGTCGATGTCGCGGCTGTGGGAGCGGTTCCCGAGACTCGCCCTGACGGGGCGACCCGAGTCGCGGGGCACCTTCGTGCTGAGAGGCCACCGGTCCGTGCCGGTGGCCGCCGAGTGA
- a CDS encoding ABC transporter permease, with the protein MDLPKRLVLALAAPVLAFVVSGIVATVVLMISGDDVASFWSTLTSWPEKRNLVNIVNYAGILYLSGVAAAIGFRMNLFNIGVEGQYRIAGLAAGWVAGAAWLPGYANTALAIVAAMVVGALWAGIAGWLRVSRGVSEVISTIMLNAIAGAMIGYLINKVGVRTGVDLHTENIPQESWVGTIPLLGADGGVYGLTALAVLVGVVYWLLLSRTRFGFELRATGMSETAAVASGVNVKRMIVYTMLMSGAVAGLISLPAMFGSVHNYGQSTQAGLGFAGIAVALLGRNNPAGIAAGALVFAFLREKGNLLNILAGISPEIVAVTQGVIVLAVVIAYELVRRYRVRSEQAAVAEKVDVHTEVEGARA; encoded by the coding sequence ATGGACCTCCCCAAGCGCCTGGTGCTGGCGCTCGCCGCACCCGTGCTCGCCTTCGTGGTCTCGGGCATCGTGGCGACGGTCGTGCTGATGATCAGCGGGGACGACGTGGCGTCGTTCTGGTCGACGCTCACCTCGTGGCCCGAGAAGCGCAACCTGGTCAACATCGTCAACTACGCCGGCATCCTCTACCTCTCCGGCGTGGCCGCGGCGATCGGCTTCCGGATGAACCTGTTCAACATCGGCGTCGAGGGTCAGTACCGCATCGCCGGCCTCGCCGCCGGCTGGGTCGCCGGCGCCGCCTGGCTGCCGGGCTACGCCAACACCGCCCTGGCGATCGTCGCGGCGATGGTCGTCGGCGCGCTGTGGGCGGGCATCGCCGGCTGGCTGCGCGTCTCCCGCGGCGTGAGCGAGGTGATCTCGACGATCATGCTCAACGCGATCGCGGGCGCGATGATCGGCTACCTGATCAACAAGGTCGGCGTGCGCACGGGCGTCGACCTGCACACCGAGAACATCCCCCAGGAGTCGTGGGTCGGCACGATCCCGCTGCTGGGCGCCGACGGCGGGGTCTACGGCCTGACCGCCCTGGCGGTGCTCGTCGGGGTCGTCTACTGGCTGCTGCTCAGCCGGACCCGTTTCGGCTTCGAGCTGCGCGCGACCGGCATGTCGGAGACAGCGGCGGTGGCCAGCGGCGTCAACGTCAAGCGGATGATCGTCTACACGATGCTGATGTCAGGTGCCGTCGCCGGCCTGATCTCGCTGCCGGCGATGTTCGGCTCGGTGCACAACTACGGCCAGTCCACGCAGGCCGGCCTCGGCTTCGCCGGCATCGCGGTGGCGCTGCTCGGTCGCAACAACCCCGCGGGGATCGCGGCGGGCGCGCTGGTCTTCGCCTTCCTGCGGGAGAAGGGCAACCTGCTCAACATCCTGGCCGGCATCTCCCCGGAGATCGTCGCGGTCACCCAGGGCGTGATCGTGCTGGCGGTGGTCATCGCCTACGAGCTCGTGCGCCGCTACCGCGTCCGCTCCGAGCAGGCGGCGGTCGCCGAGAAGGTCGACGTCCACACCGAGGTCGAGGGGGCGAGGGCATGA
- a CDS encoding BMP family lipoprotein, whose translation MRRLKKTSAAIAAAALLLGGGLTACGSKDTGASGKGDPCSGGKGPKVGLAYDIGGRGDQSFNDAAWAGMEKALKELDASCKEVKAAADDDNAARAERLRTLAEAGFNPVIGVGFAYSEAAAAVAPDYPDTDFAVIDGYSQFVKESKNLVDLTFAEEQGSFLVGVAAALKSQKKHVGFLGGTHGDLIKKFEAGYTAGVHAVDPKIKVDVKYLTEDPNDNATGFENPAGGKTAAEGLFDGGADVVYHAAGKSGLGLFQAVAEKGDGYWAIGVDSDQYLTAAADQKPHILTSMLKRVDTAVFDVISEVKDDSFKGGNKTYDLKLGGVGYSKSGGFVDDIADQIDGYAEKIKSGEIKVPTAPKG comes from the coding sequence GTGCGTCGACTCAAGAAGACATCGGCCGCGATCGCGGCCGCCGCGCTGCTCCTCGGCGGTGGCTTGACCGCATGTGGCAGCAAGGACACCGGGGCGTCCGGCAAGGGCGACCCGTGCTCCGGCGGCAAGGGCCCCAAGGTGGGCCTGGCCTACGACATCGGCGGCCGTGGCGACCAGTCGTTCAACGACGCCGCCTGGGCCGGCATGGAGAAGGCCCTCAAGGAGCTCGACGCCTCCTGCAAGGAGGTCAAGGCCGCCGCGGACGACGACAACGCCGCGCGCGCCGAGCGTCTGCGCACCCTCGCCGAGGCCGGCTTCAACCCGGTCATCGGCGTCGGCTTCGCCTACTCCGAGGCCGCGGCCGCGGTGGCGCCGGACTACCCCGACACCGACTTCGCGGTGATCGACGGCTACAGCCAGTTCGTCAAGGAGTCCAAGAACCTCGTCGACCTGACCTTCGCGGAGGAGCAGGGCTCCTTCCTCGTCGGCGTCGCCGCGGCGCTGAAGTCCCAGAAGAAGCACGTCGGCTTCCTCGGCGGCACCCACGGTGACCTGATCAAGAAGTTCGAGGCCGGCTACACCGCAGGTGTGCACGCCGTCGACCCGAAGATCAAGGTCGACGTCAAGTACCTCACCGAGGACCCCAACGACAACGCGACCGGCTTCGAGAACCCCGCCGGCGGCAAGACCGCTGCCGAGGGCCTCTTCGACGGCGGCGCCGACGTCGTCTACCACGCGGCCGGCAAGTCGGGACTCGGCCTGTTCCAGGCGGTCGCCGAGAAGGGCGACGGCTACTGGGCGATCGGTGTCGACTCCGACCAGTACCTCACCGCGGCCGCCGACCAGAAGCCGCACATCCTGACCTCGATGCTCAAGCGCGTGGACACCGCGGTGTTCGACGTGATCAGCGAGGTCAAGGACGACAGCTTCAAGGGCGGCAACAAGACCTACGACCTCAAGCTGGGCGGCGTGGGCTACTCCAAGTCCGGCGGCTTCGTCGACGACATCGCCGACCAGATCGACGGCTACGCCGAGAAGATCAAGAGCGGCGAGATCAAGGTCCCGACGGCGCCCAAGGGCTGA
- a CDS encoding cytidine deaminase → MTAPEVGVDWDALRAEAVAACARAYAPYSDYQVGAAALVDDGRVVVGCNVENASYGVGLCAECGLVSALHAGGGGRLTHFVCVNKEGEVIMPCGRCRQLLFEHGGRDLVLMTVSGVRPMSEVLPDAFGPDSLEQVRAPDVDA, encoded by the coding sequence ATGACGGCTCCCGAGGTCGGCGTCGACTGGGACGCGCTCCGCGCCGAGGCCGTCGCCGCGTGCGCACGCGCCTACGCGCCGTACTCCGACTACCAGGTGGGTGCCGCCGCGCTCGTCGACGACGGGCGCGTGGTGGTCGGCTGCAACGTGGAGAACGCCTCCTACGGCGTCGGGCTGTGCGCCGAGTGCGGGCTCGTCTCCGCCCTGCACGCCGGCGGCGGCGGGCGGCTGACGCACTTCGTGTGCGTCAACAAGGAGGGCGAGGTGATCATGCCGTGCGGCCGCTGCCGCCAGCTGCTGTTCGAGCACGGCGGTCGCGACCTCGTGCTGATGACGGTGAGCGGGGTCCGGCCGATGAGCGAGGTGCTCCCCGACGCCTTCGGACCCGACTCCTTGGAGCAGGTGCGTGCGCCCGACGTCGACGCTTGA
- a CDS encoding ABC transporter permease translates to MSTSTPGAGVSTTAAPHASRHGRERSAFFRYRWWIYTVGALVLVSAARIIGNADDVSSSGTLRAAILAAVPIALAGLGGLWSERAGVVNIGLEGMMIMGTLGAGYFGYHYGWIAGVLGGMLLGAVAGLVHAVATVIFGVDHIVSGVAINIITLGLAGFLAELLFTDLPGGGPTQSPTLPKPWEIDLTVIADPAKTVEDKHWFVISDLASAVGALTLNLSVLTILALVLVVGSGWVLWRTPFGLRLRSCGESPAAAESLGVDVYRYKIVAVTISGALAGLGGVFLAMVAQSGFQQNQTGGRGYIGLAAMIFGNWRPGGLLLGSGLFGYTNGVQLRSGGTSLHALLLAAGVVLLVLAVVQLRRGVRGSAVASAVMGAAVIALYFSIDVVPRQFTTMAPYVATLLVLAFASQSLRMPAADGQVYRKGSAG, encoded by the coding sequence ATGAGCACCAGCACTCCGGGGGCGGGCGTCAGCACCACCGCTGCTCCCCACGCCTCGCGGCACGGCAGGGAGCGCTCGGCGTTCTTCCGCTACCGCTGGTGGATCTACACCGTCGGCGCCCTGGTGCTCGTCTCGGCGGCACGCATCATCGGCAACGCCGACGACGTGTCGTCGTCGGGGACCCTGCGTGCGGCGATCCTGGCCGCCGTCCCCATCGCGCTGGCGGGGCTCGGTGGTCTGTGGTCCGAGCGCGCGGGCGTGGTCAACATCGGCCTCGAGGGCATGATGATCATGGGCACGCTGGGGGCGGGCTACTTCGGCTACCACTACGGCTGGATCGCCGGCGTGCTCGGCGGCATGCTCCTGGGAGCGGTCGCCGGTCTCGTGCACGCGGTCGCCACGGTGATCTTCGGGGTCGACCACATCGTCTCCGGCGTCGCGATCAACATCATCACGCTGGGCCTGGCCGGCTTCCTCGCCGAGCTGCTCTTCACCGACCTGCCCGGCGGTGGCCCGACGCAGTCACCCACGCTGCCCAAGCCGTGGGAGATCGACCTCACCGTGATCGCCGACCCGGCCAAGACGGTGGAGGACAAGCACTGGTTCGTGATCTCCGACCTGGCCTCCGCGGTGGGGGCGCTGACCCTCAACCTGTCGGTCCTCACGATCCTCGCGCTGGTGCTCGTCGTCGGGTCGGGGTGGGTGCTGTGGCGCACGCCGTTCGGCCTGCGCCTGCGGTCCTGCGGCGAGTCGCCGGCGGCCGCGGAGTCGCTGGGCGTCGACGTCTACCGCTACAAGATCGTCGCGGTCACGATCTCCGGGGCGCTGGCCGGTCTCGGTGGCGTGTTCCTCGCGATGGTCGCCCAGTCGGGGTTCCAGCAGAACCAGACCGGAGGCCGCGGCTACATCGGCCTCGCCGCGATGATCTTCGGCAACTGGCGGCCCGGTGGCCTGCTGCTGGGCTCGGGCCTCTTCGGCTACACCAACGGCGTCCAGCTGCGCTCGGGCGGCACCTCGCTGCACGCGCTCCTGCTCGCGGCCGGTGTCGTCCTGCTGGTGCTCGCCGTCGTCCAGCTGCGCCGGGGCGTGCGTGGCTCGGCCGTCGCCAGCGCCGTGATGGGGGCGGCCGTGATCGCGCTCTACTTCTCCATCGACGTGGTGCCGCGGCAGTTCACGACGATGGCCCCCTACGTCGCCACCCTGCTCGTGCTCGCCTTCGCCTCCCAGTCGTTGCGGATGCCGGCGGCCGACGGACAGGTCTACCGCAAGGGCTCTGCAGGATGA
- a CDS encoding amidohydrolase: MSITRTPADTALAAEVDRLEPDLRELRRDLHAHPELAWTESRTTELVAERLVAEGIKVQRLSRSGLIAELGSEGPVVALRADLDALPVDDTTPDPWASTVDGVAHACGHDVHTTALLGAGLALQQVLESHEVPGRVRLLFQPAEEVMPGGALEVIAAGGLAEVEHAFGLHCDPSLDVGQVGLRVGAITGAADSVRVRLTGRGGHTSRPHLTQDLTYALGTMITEIPAALSRRLDPRSGVSMVWGVVRAGAAQNVIPSYGEAAGTVRMLDPVAWAGAEELVTTLVHQVVAPFGVTAEVDYTRGVPPVVNQPRSTALLADAVELTLGEAGVVSTTQSLGGEDFGWYLEKVPGAMGRLGTRTPGGPTYDLHQGDLRIDERSTAVGAKVLGHAALTALEWTTKR; encoded by the coding sequence ATGTCCATCACGCGCACGCCCGCCGACACCGCCCTCGCGGCGGAGGTCGACCGCCTCGAGCCCGACCTGCGGGAGCTGCGGCGCGACCTGCACGCCCACCCCGAGCTCGCCTGGACCGAGAGCCGCACCACCGAGCTGGTCGCCGAGCGCCTGGTCGCCGAGGGCATCAAGGTGCAGCGCCTGTCCCGGTCGGGGCTCATCGCCGAGCTCGGCAGCGAGGGGCCCGTGGTCGCGCTGCGGGCCGACCTCGACGCGCTCCCGGTCGACGACACCACGCCCGACCCCTGGGCCAGCACCGTGGACGGGGTCGCCCACGCCTGCGGCCACGACGTGCACACCACCGCCCTGCTCGGTGCGGGGCTGGCCCTGCAGCAGGTCCTGGAGTCCCACGAGGTGCCGGGCCGCGTGCGGCTGCTGTTCCAGCCCGCCGAGGAGGTCATGCCCGGCGGGGCCCTCGAGGTGATCGCCGCCGGGGGGCTGGCCGAGGTGGAGCACGCCTTCGGCCTGCACTGCGACCCTTCGCTCGACGTGGGCCAGGTGGGCCTGCGGGTCGGTGCGATCACGGGGGCGGCCGACTCCGTGCGCGTGCGGCTGACGGGTCGTGGCGGCCACACCAGCCGGCCCCACCTGACCCAGGACCTCACCTACGCGCTCGGCACGATGATCACCGAGATCCCGGCGGCCCTCAGCCGCCGCCTCGACCCCCGCTCGGGCGTGAGCATGGTGTGGGGCGTGGTCCGCGCCGGCGCGGCGCAGAACGTCATCCCGTCGTACGGCGAGGCGGCCGGCACGGTGCGCATGCTCGACCCGGTCGCGTGGGCCGGCGCGGAGGAGCTGGTCACCACCCTGGTCCACCAGGTCGTGGCGCCCTTCGGGGTGACGGCCGAGGTCGACTACACCCGAGGCGTGCCGCCGGTGGTCAACCAGCCGCGGTCCACGGCGCTGCTGGCCGACGCGGTGGAGCTGACCCTCGGCGAGGCGGGCGTCGTCTCGACGACCCAGAGCCTCGGCGGCGAGGACTTCGGGTGGTACCTCGAGAAGGTGCCCGGTGCGATGGGCCGCCTCGGCACCCGCACCCCCGGCGGGCCGACGTACGACCTGCACCAGGGTGACCTGCGCATCGACGAGCGGTCCACCGCCGTCGGCGCCAAGGTCCTGGGCCACGCGGCCCTCACCGCGCTCGAGTGGACAACGAAGCGGTAA
- a CDS encoding ABC transporter ATP-binding protein, translating to MTTTDLPERAPASPGDAVRVSGIGKRFPGVVANHDVDFTVRAGTIHALVGENGAGKSTLMKILYGVQKPDEGTITVNGKDLVLGSPTDAIAAGIGMVFQHFMLADNLTVLENVVLGAEKLHGIGGRARDRIQEISDRYGFGLDPDELVEDLGVGERQRVEILKVLYRGAEIIILDEPTAVLVPQEVEALFANLRELKAQGHTLIFISHKLDEVLSVADEITVIRRGTTVATVEPADVTARQLAELMVGAELPSPSTEESTVTDQVRLDVRHLTVRDDAGREVLHDVSLTIHAGEVLGIAGVEGNGQTELVEAIVGMHRPAGGSIRLGEDDITAWHTLRRRESGIGYIPEDRHRHGLLLDAPLWENRILGHQTREPNVSGPFLDRRGAREDSERIVAEYDVRTPGIDTTARALSGGNQQKFIVGREMSSTPVVLIASHPTRGVDVGAQAQIWDHIRRARREGLAVLLVSADLDELIGLSDTIQVILRGRLVGTFDPQTVTPQQLGSAMTGADEGTGETTDTGAGAE from the coding sequence ATGACCACCACCGACCTGCCCGAGCGGGCACCGGCGTCGCCGGGCGACGCCGTCCGCGTGAGCGGCATCGGCAAGCGCTTCCCGGGCGTGGTCGCCAACCACGACGTCGACTTCACCGTGCGTGCGGGCACGATCCACGCGCTCGTGGGGGAGAACGGCGCCGGCAAGTCGACCCTGATGAAGATCCTCTACGGCGTGCAGAAGCCCGACGAGGGGACGATCACGGTCAACGGCAAGGACCTCGTCCTCGGGTCGCCGACCGACGCGATCGCCGCGGGCATCGGCATGGTCTTCCAGCACTTCATGCTGGCCGACAACCTCACCGTCCTGGAGAACGTCGTCCTCGGCGCCGAGAAGCTGCACGGCATCGGGGGCAGGGCGCGCGACCGCATCCAGGAGATCTCCGACCGCTACGGCTTCGGGCTCGACCCCGACGAGCTGGTCGAGGACCTGGGTGTGGGGGAGCGGCAGCGGGTCGAGATCCTCAAGGTGCTCTACCGCGGCGCCGAGATCATCATCCTCGACGAGCCGACCGCGGTCCTCGTGCCGCAGGAGGTCGAGGCCCTCTTCGCCAACCTGCGCGAGCTCAAGGCGCAGGGGCACACCCTGATCTTCATCTCCCACAAGCTCGACGAGGTGCTCTCCGTCGCCGACGAGATCACCGTGATCCGCCGGGGCACGACGGTCGCCACGGTCGAGCCCGCCGACGTCACCGCCCGCCAGCTGGCCGAGCTCATGGTGGGTGCCGAGCTGCCCTCGCCGAGCACCGAGGAGTCGACGGTCACCGACCAGGTGCGCCTCGACGTACGCCACCTGACCGTGCGCGACGACGCCGGCCGCGAGGTCCTCCACGACGTGAGCCTGACCATCCACGCCGGCGAGGTGCTCGGCATCGCGGGGGTCGAGGGCAACGGCCAGACCGAGCTGGTCGAGGCGATCGTCGGCATGCACCGGCCCGCGGGTGGGTCCATCCGCCTCGGCGAGGACGACATCACCGCGTGGCACACGCTGCGGCGCCGGGAGTCCGGCATCGGCTACATCCCCGAGGACCGCCACCGCCACGGGCTGCTGCTCGACGCGCCCCTGTGGGAGAACCGCATCCTCGGCCACCAGACGCGCGAGCCCAACGTCTCCGGGCCGTTCCTCGACCGTCGCGGCGCACGTGAGGACTCCGAGCGCATCGTCGCGGAGTACGACGTCCGCACGCCCGGCATCGACACCACCGCACGGGCGCTCTCGGGCGGCAACCAGCAGAAGTTCATCGTCGGCCGGGAGATGAGCAGCACGCCCGTGGTGCTGATCGCCTCCCACCCGACCCGCGGCGTCGACGTCGGCGCCCAGGCGCAGATCTGGGACCACATCCGCCGCGCCCGTCGCGAGGGGCTGGCCGTGCTCCTGGTCTCCGCCGACCTCGACGAGCTGATCGGCCTGTCCGACACGATCCAGGTGATCCTGCGCGGGCGCCTGGTCGGCACCTTCGACCCGCAGACGGTCACCCCGCAGCAGCTCGGGTCCGCGATGACCGGGGCCGACGAGGGCACCGGCGAGACGACCGACACGGGAGCAGGAGCCGAGTGA